From Halococcus agarilyticus, one genomic window encodes:
- a CDS encoding D-aminoacyl-tRNA deacylase, protein MADDDATCGIVVSRADPASVHIGEQLLDLADWEHTVDDTRSDAAGGGAVYRTSGFELREFDGLHLDLEGVADAFVDPASVVFASKHAGDTGPLLTAHHTGNFGPADHGGADGAFASTCANAQARVLDALSEHAPSGYDVGMECTHHGPTDVGAPSMFVELGSSAAEWDDPEGARAVARAILDLRGVAPHRERRIVGFGGGHYVPRFERVVRETDWAVGHIGADWGLDAMGDPVDSVDVLRRAFERSGATRALVEGDRPALTDAIEDLGHEVVTETWLRETAGVPLDLVSRVEKAIGPIDAGLRFGDRARAAGQAGDEIVTVSLPAALLDEAEGIDPETARAAVERRAVAFDTDHGGSRLAGEVTLRDADDLAGIVDALADVLDGEYETVERREGALVARETAFDPVAARDAGVSEGPAFGRLAAGEAVRVDGETVDPATVHTQQERRFPLDGRDTRRTEGER, encoded by the coding sequence ATGGCGGACGACGACGCGACCTGTGGGATCGTCGTCAGTCGTGCCGACCCCGCATCGGTCCACATCGGCGAGCAACTGCTCGATCTCGCCGACTGGGAGCACACCGTGGACGACACTCGCTCCGACGCCGCGGGCGGCGGGGCGGTCTATCGAACGTCGGGCTTTGAACTCCGCGAGTTCGACGGCCTCCATCTCGACCTCGAAGGTGTCGCCGACGCCTTCGTCGACCCCGCCTCCGTGGTGTTCGCCTCGAAACACGCTGGCGACACTGGTCCCCTCTTGACCGCCCACCACACCGGCAACTTCGGCCCCGCCGATCATGGGGGTGCGGACGGCGCGTTCGCTTCCACCTGTGCGAACGCCCAGGCTCGCGTGCTCGACGCGCTCTCCGAGCACGCCCCATCGGGGTACGACGTCGGGATGGAGTGTACCCACCACGGCCCCACCGACGTGGGTGCGCCCTCGATGTTCGTCGAGCTGGGGAGTTCGGCCGCCGAGTGGGACGACCCCGAGGGGGCGCGAGCGGTCGCCCGGGCGATCCTCGACCTCCGTGGCGTCGCGCCGCACCGCGAGCGCCGGATCGTGGGCTTCGGCGGCGGCCACTACGTCCCCCGGTTCGAGCGCGTGGTCCGCGAGACCGACTGGGCGGTCGGCCACATCGGTGCGGACTGGGGGCTCGACGCGATGGGCGATCCCGTCGACAGCGTGGACGTGCTCCGGCGTGCGTTCGAGCGGAGCGGCGCGACCCGCGCGCTCGTCGAGGGCGACCGGCCCGCGCTGACGGACGCGATCGAGGACCTCGGCCACGAGGTCGTGACCGAAACGTGGCTCCGCGAGACGGCGGGCGTCCCGCTCGACCTCGTCTCGCGGGTCGAGAAGGCGATCGGGCCGATCGATGCCGGGCTCCGGTTCGGCGACCGTGCGCGTGCGGCCGGCCAGGCGGGCGACGAGATCGTGACCGTCTCGCTGCCGGCGGCACTCCTCGACGAGGCCGAGGGGATCGACCCCGAAACGGCGCGGGCGGCGGTCGAGCGTCGCGCGGTCGCGTTCGACACCGACCACGGCGGCTCGCGGCTCGCCGGCGAGGTCACCCTTCGAGACGCCGACGACCTCGCCGGGATCGTCGACGCGCTCGCCGACGTTCTCGACGGGGAGTACGAGACCGTCGAACGCCGTGAGGGGGCGCTGGTGGCACGCGAGACGGCGTTCGACCCCGTGGCGGCACGCGACGCGGGTGTGTCGGAGGGCCCGGCGTTCGGTCGCCTGGCGGCGGGGGAGGCGGTCAGGGTCGACGGCGAGACGGTCGATCCCGCGACGGTCCACACACAGCAGGAACGTCGATTTCCGCTCGACGGGCGTGACACGCGTCGGACAGAAGGGGAAAGATAA
- the ftsZ gene encoding cell division protein FtsZ: MDSIIEDAIDESESSDGRDGRETPAGEREAGTMTNEELAGVVDDLKTQITVVGCGGAGSNTVTRMDEEGIHGAKLVAANTDAQHLVEQVHADTKILMGRERTGGRGAGSVPKIGEEAARETIDDIRESIDGSDMVFVTAGLGGGTGTGAAPVVAQAAQEAGALTIAIATIPFTAEGERRRSNADAGLERLRAVSDTVIVVPNDRLLEYAPNLPLQDAFTICDRVLMRSVKGMTELITKPGLVNVDFADVRTVMENGGVAMIGLGESDSENKARDSIQSALRSPLLDVEFKGASSALVNVVGGPDMSIEEAEGVVEEIYDRIDPDARIIWGASVDESFSGTMETMIVVTGVESPQIYGQSDLADETGRVDDDIDYVE; encoded by the coding sequence ATGGATTCGATCATCGAGGATGCCATCGACGAGAGCGAGTCGAGCGACGGGCGCGACGGTCGCGAGACACCAGCGGGCGAGCGAGAGGCGGGGACGATGACCAACGAGGAGCTCGCCGGGGTCGTCGACGATCTCAAGACCCAGATCACGGTGGTCGGCTGTGGCGGCGCGGGGTCGAACACCGTCACGCGGATGGACGAGGAGGGCATCCACGGCGCGAAGCTGGTCGCCGCCAACACCGACGCCCAGCACCTCGTCGAGCAGGTCCATGCCGACACCAAGATCCTGATGGGCCGCGAGCGCACCGGCGGGCGCGGTGCGGGCTCAGTACCCAAAATCGGTGAGGAGGCCGCGCGCGAGACGATCGACGACATCCGGGAGTCGATCGACGGCTCGGACATGGTGTTCGTGACCGCAGGACTCGGCGGCGGTACCGGCACCGGTGCGGCCCCGGTGGTCGCCCAGGCCGCCCAAGAGGCCGGCGCGCTCACCATCGCGATCGCCACGATCCCGTTCACCGCGGAGGGCGAGCGCCGGCGCTCGAACGCCGACGCGGGGCTCGAACGGCTGCGAGCGGTGTCGGACACCGTGATCGTCGTCCCGAACGACCGGCTGCTCGAATACGCGCCGAACCTCCCGCTTCAGGACGCCTTCACGATCTGCGATCGAGTGCTGATGCGCTCGGTCAAGGGGATGACCGAGCTCATCACCAAACCCGGACTGGTGAACGTCGACTTCGCCGACGTTCGCACCGTGATGGAGAACGGCGGCGTCGCGATGATCGGGCTCGGCGAGTCCGACTCGGAGAACAAGGCCCGCGACTCGATCCAGTCGGCGCTGCGCTCGCCCCTCCTGGACGTGGAGTTCAAGGGCGCGAGCTCCGCCCTGGTGAACGTGGTCGGCGGTCCCGACATGTCGATCGAGGAGGCCGAGGGCGTCGTCGAAGAGATTTACGACCGGATCGATCCCGACGCGCGGATCATCTGGGGCGCGTCGGTCGACGAGAGCTTCAGCGGCACGATGGAGACCATGATCGTGGTCACGGGCGTCGAGTCGCCCCAGATCTACGGCCAGTCGGACCTCGCCGACGAGACCGGCCGAGTCGACGACGACATCGACTACGTGGAGTAG
- a CDS encoding protein translocase SEC61 complex subunit gamma: MDVKYELSSYTRVLKLASTPDWEEFSQIALIAGAGILLVGLLGFLIFLVMSFLPGGV, encoded by the coding sequence ATGGACGTCAAATACGAACTCAGCAGCTACACACGGGTGTTGAAGCTCGCCAGCACCCCGGATTGGGAGGAGTTCTCACAGATCGCGCTGATCGCGGGCGCGGGGATCCTCCTCGTCGGCCTGCTCGGCTTCCTGATCTTCCTCGTGATGAGCTTCCTGCCGGGAGGGGTCTGA
- a CDS encoding transcription elongation factor Spt5, translating into MSMYAVKTTASQERTVADMIMNREENDIHAALAPDSLTSYVMVEADDHAILERVLDEIPHARNLVPGESSIAEVEHFLSPKPDVEGIAESDIVELIAGPFKGEKAQVQRIDEGKDQVTVELYEATVPIPVTVRGDQIRVLDSEER; encoded by the coding sequence ATGAGCATGTACGCCGTGAAGACCACCGCAAGCCAGGAGCGCACGGTGGCGGACATGATCATGAACCGCGAGGAAAACGACATCCACGCCGCGCTCGCGCCCGACTCGCTCACCAGCTACGTGATGGTCGAGGCCGACGACCACGCGATCCTCGAACGCGTGCTCGACGAGATCCCCCACGCCAGAAACCTCGTGCCGGGCGAGTCCTCGATCGCGGAGGTCGAACACTTCCTCTCGCCGAAACCCGACGTCGAGGGGATCGCCGAAAGCGACATCGTCGAGCTCATCGCCGGCCCGTTCAAGGGCGAGAAGGCTCAGGTCCAGCGTATCGACGAGGGCAAGGACCAGGTGACCGTCGAACTCTACGAGGCGACGGTGCCGATCCCCGTCACGGTTCGGGGCGATCAGATCCGAGTGCTCGACTCCGAAGAGCGATAG
- a CDS encoding type IV pilin N-terminal domain-containing protein has translation MDESELGPADYLPGMRPRQRVRNLAVAVVYVVLSPVIVVGVILFTGYVLVGVQLGRTDAIEIADRGGGTGTSLHPMIGRLAMLAVTVTLAVGIASAFAFGFVQLPGTDAPQAAFSFDRAGSTTVEITHQAGDRLDPATLTVRVDGDRATGSWQPTPVTSGSQYRVTGVESGATITVVYVDSEGWSATLATHEVGG, from the coding sequence ATGGACGAGTCCGAGCTCGGGCCCGCGGACTACCTCCCGGGAATGCGGCCGCGGCAGCGAGTGCGGAACCTCGCGGTTGCGGTCGTGTACGTCGTTCTGTCGCCGGTCATCGTCGTCGGGGTGATTCTGTTCACCGGCTACGTTCTCGTCGGGGTCCAGCTCGGACGGACCGACGCCATCGAGATCGCCGATCGGGGCGGGGGGACGGGGACGAGCCTCCATCCGATGATCGGTCGCCTCGCGATGCTCGCGGTCACCGTGACCCTCGCCGTCGGCATCGCGAGCGCGTTCGCGTTCGGGTTCGTCCAGCTCCCGGGCACCGACGCCCCGCAGGCCGCCTTCTCGTTCGATCGGGCCGGCTCGACTACCGTGGAGATCACCCACCAGGCCGGCGACCGACTCGATCCCGCGACGCTCACCGTTCGTGTCGACGGCGATCGCGCCACGGGATCGTGGCAGCCGACGCCCGTGACCTCCGGCTCGCAGTATCGCGTGACCGGCGTGGAGTCTGGCGCGACGATCACGGTTGTCTACGTCGATTCCGAGGGGTGGTCGGCGACGCTCGCGACGCACGAGGTCGGCGGCTGA
- a CDS encoding PHP-associated domain-containing protein, whose protein sequence is MSESRIDAHVKVLDERVVRRAKRYGLDAVVYAPHFTRLPEIRAKARAFSDDDFLVVPGRELFTGSWRNRQHVLAFGLTDPVPDFLALDATMAELDRQAAAVLIPHPEFLNVGLGRAAIRRHEATIDAVETDNAKFWPHHARRARGIATEFDLLGFGSSYAHLPGSVGEVWTAFDAPIETEADLVAAFTEGAPRAVRRRHGALHWTKRGAEFAHLGYENSWGKFDRLVLPGETPTHPGHALYGGRFDESSVY, encoded by the coding sequence GTGAGCGAGTCCCGCATCGACGCACACGTCAAGGTCCTCGACGAGCGCGTGGTCCGTCGGGCCAAGCGCTACGGACTCGACGCCGTGGTGTACGCACCGCACTTCACTCGACTCCCCGAGATCCGCGCCAAGGCCAGGGCGTTCTCCGACGACGACTTCCTCGTGGTGCCTGGCCGCGAGCTGTTCACCGGATCGTGGCGAAATCGTCAGCACGTGCTCGCGTTCGGCCTCACCGACCCAGTACCCGATTTCCTCGCGCTCGATGCGACGATGGCCGAGCTCGACCGCCAGGCAGCGGCCGTGCTGATCCCTCACCCGGAGTTCCTGAACGTGGGGCTCGGCAGGGCGGCCATCCGCCGCCACGAGGCGACCATCGACGCCGTCGAGACCGACAACGCGAAGTTCTGGCCCCATCACGCCCGCCGGGCGCGCGGGATCGCCACGGAGTTCGATCTCCTGGGATTCGGCTCGTCGTACGCCCATCTCCCCGGGAGCGTCGGCGAGGTCTGGACGGCGTTCGACGCCCCGATCGAGACCGAGGCCGATCTCGTCGCGGCGTTCACCGAGGGTGCGCCGCGCGCCGTCCGCCGTCGGCACGGTGCGCTCCACTGGACGAAGCGAGGGGCGGAGTTCGCCCACCTCGGCTACGAGAACTCGTGGGGGAAGTTCGACCGACTCGTGTTGCCGGGCGAGACGCCGACGCACCCAGGCCACGCGCTCTACGGGGGACGGTTCGACGAGTCGTCCGTCTACTGA
- a CDS encoding PGF-CTERM sorting domain-containing protein — translation MGSPQHGHAGAIVICLLLAASVATVAIVGPASGQTDDGPVRIDSCRTIVDDGRYVLTENITNSSSDVCIQIISSDVIFAGRGHVVDAGPNGSGSVGIQVDNSLTTLSNVTVFDVSVTDWSSGVVYRDANDGVIRRVDASANARHGIRLQGSSDVRVRNVTAVGNGRWSLFATGNATGIRGTNLTTRSGTVSFTASDVALTGVSNPPLGTENRTNVGQFVGAVATGPNASLRLVVPYTDRAVTQANITEETLRLWTYNRTWSQVPDPNAVNTSRNRVVATVPPSGNASVLGPLGETATPTPTPTPTPTPTATATQTPTATTVTDTATATPTERATSTVDEADGTSLTSGTTTDSGGNSGAFGPGFGVSVAVAALLGTAVLALRRR, via the coding sequence ATGGGTTCACCGCAACACGGACACGCCGGAGCGATCGTGATCTGTCTCCTCCTCGCCGCGTCGGTCGCGACCGTCGCGATCGTCGGTCCCGCGAGCGGTCAGACGGACGACGGCCCGGTCCGGATCGACTCGTGCCGGACGATCGTGGACGACGGCCGGTACGTCCTCACCGAGAACATCACGAACAGTTCAAGCGACGTCTGCATCCAGATCATCTCGAGCGACGTGATCTTTGCCGGCAGAGGGCACGTCGTGGACGCTGGCCCGAACGGATCGGGAAGCGTCGGCATCCAGGTCGACAACTCGCTCACCACCCTCTCGAACGTCACGGTGTTCGACGTGAGCGTGACCGACTGGTCGAGCGGAGTGGTCTACCGCGACGCGAACGACGGGGTGATCCGGCGGGTCGACGCGAGCGCGAACGCGCGCCACGGGATCAGACTCCAGGGATCGAGCGACGTTCGCGTCAGGAACGTCACCGCGGTCGGTAACGGCCGATGGAGCCTCTTCGCCACCGGCAACGCCACCGGGATCAGGGGCACGAACCTCACGACCCGCTCGGGGACGGTGTCGTTCACCGCGAGCGACGTCGCACTCACCGGCGTCTCCAATCCGCCGCTCGGGACGGAAAACCGGACGAACGTCGGGCAGTTCGTCGGCGCGGTCGCCACCGGACCGAACGCCTCGCTTCGACTCGTCGTTCCCTACACGGACCGGGCCGTGACACAAGCGAACATCACCGAGGAGACCCTCCGGCTGTGGACGTACAACCGGACGTGGAGCCAGGTTCCCGACCCGAACGCCGTCAACACCAGCCGCAACCGCGTCGTGGCGACCGTTCCCCCCTCGGGGAACGCGTCGGTCCTCGGTCCCCTCGGCGAGACCGCGACGCCAACGCCGACACCCACACCGACGCCGACGCCAACCGCGACGGCAACGCAGACGCCGACCGCGACGACCGTGACCGACACCGCGACCGCCACCCCAACGGAGAGGGCGACGAGTACCGTCGATGAGGCGGACGGAACGAGTCTGACGAGCGGAACCACCACGGACTCCGGCGGCAATAGCGGCGCGTTCGGACCCGGTTTCGGCGTGAGCGTCGCCGTCGCCGCGCTGCTCGGGACCGCCGTCCTCGCGCTCCGGCGTCGGTGA
- a CDS encoding metal-dependent hydrolase — MNKREHVINAVALSVGLAYLAHPTGDATTARAIVGYAVPVVLGALAPDIDTAFGSHRKTFHNLATLGVFVGYPLYFDNLELVWIGVATHFVLDLLGSKRGLALLYPLDSAEFDFPVGVRSGSRYATGVTLAVTAVELAIAAALVAEAPRRLLEDGLRAAGVF; from the coding sequence ATGAACAAGCGAGAGCACGTCATCAACGCGGTCGCGCTGAGCGTCGGGCTCGCGTATCTCGCCCACCCGACGGGTGATGCCACCACCGCGCGCGCGATCGTCGGCTACGCGGTCCCGGTGGTGCTCGGCGCGCTGGCTCCCGACATCGACACCGCGTTCGGGAGCCACCGGAAGACGTTCCACAACCTCGCGACGCTCGGGGTGTTCGTCGGCTACCCGCTCTACTTCGACAACCTCGAACTGGTCTGGATCGGCGTGGCGACCCACTTCGTGCTCGACCTCCTCGGCTCGAAGCGTGGGCTCGCGCTGCTCTACCCCCTCGACAGCGCCGAGTTCGATTTCCCGGTCGGCGTTCGATCGGGGAGTCGGTACGCCACCGGCGTGACGCTTGCCGTCACGGCGGTCGAGCTCGCCATCGCCGCGGCGCTCGTCGCCGAGGCCCCGCGCCGACTGCTCGAAGACGGACTGCGTGCGGCCGGCGTGTTCTGA
- a CDS encoding CinA family protein, with product MTQEPDEPPIEERLGDALRETDATIAVAESCTGGLVGSLLTDVPGSSDYFDRSLVTYSSRAKRALLAVPREELDAHGAVSAPVARAMARGARDTADTTWGLSTTGIAGPDGGTDEKPVGTVHIGVAYAGKWGSGDSVTATEHHVFERSRREVKRKIGRRALAAVLERLDEHRSPNSNDTA from the coding sequence ATGACCCAGGAGCCGGACGAACCACCGATCGAGGAACGGCTCGGCGACGCACTCCGGGAAACCGATGCGACGATCGCGGTCGCGGAGTCGTGTACCGGGGGCCTCGTCGGCTCACTGCTCACCGACGTCCCGGGATCGAGCGACTACTTCGATCGCTCGCTCGTGACCTACTCCTCGCGAGCCAAGCGCGCGCTGCTCGCCGTCCCGCGCGAGGAACTCGATGCTCATGGTGCGGTCAGCGCGCCAGTCGCCCGTGCGATGGCGCGTGGCGCACGGGACACGGCCGACACGACGTGGGGACTCAGTACGACCGGGATCGCGGGGCCCGACGGCGGCACCGACGAGAAACCCGTCGGCACGGTCCACATCGGCGTGGCCTATGCGGGCAAGTGGGGATCGGGCGACTCGGTCACGGCCACCGAGCACCACGTCTTCGAGAGATCGCGCCGCGAGGTCAAGCGGAAGATCGGCAGGCGCGCGCTCGCGGCGGTTCTCGAACGCCTCGACGAGCACCGGAGCCCGAACTCGAACGACACGGCTTAA
- a CDS encoding pyridoxal phosphate-dependent aminotransferase encodes MNYETPQFFRVMQYAAAADRDVIDMASGSPDWEAPAGIGEGLHAYADLGGSDYQYPPSEGVAELREAIAARRNVDPESVVVTNGAGEANHLALAAALDRDAGSEVLLTDPVYPYYPGKTKLLGGTPRYVPVADDGQLDPAAVRERAGSDTAAIVVNTPNNPTGAVYPEDTMGELVAIAEDCGAVLVSDEVYDHFDYSGAFASALGVDSAHRVVTNSFSKSMAITGFRVGYGIFPPALRDAARTRHMLANVTGSRPAQYAVLEALRSTDREYYAANRDRLTERVATFTDALDAVGAEYTTPDGAFYVMARFSGFPGTMANTQRLIDEAGVAGMPGETFGETRVDWFRFALVTPEVEAAAERLAGFFD; translated from the coding sequence ATGAACTACGAGACGCCGCAGTTCTTCCGGGTGATGCAGTACGCGGCGGCCGCCGACCGCGACGTGATCGACATGGCGAGCGGCAGCCCCGACTGGGAGGCCCCCGCTGGCATCGGCGAGGGACTTCACGCATACGCCGACCTCGGCGGTTCTGACTACCAGTACCCGCCGAGCGAGGGGGTGGCCGAACTGCGCGAGGCAATCGCCGCCAGGCGAAACGTCGATCCCGAATCGGTGGTCGTCACGAACGGCGCGGGCGAGGCGAACCATCTCGCGCTGGCGGCCGCGCTCGATCGCGATGCTGGCTCGGAAGTGCTCCTCACCGATCCGGTCTATCCCTACTATCCCGGGAAGACGAAACTCCTCGGCGGCACGCCGCGGTACGTCCCGGTCGCCGACGACGGGCAGCTCGATCCCGCCGCCGTCCGCGAGCGCGCCGGGTCCGATACTGCCGCGATCGTCGTCAACACGCCGAACAACCCGACCGGTGCGGTCTATCCCGAGGACACGATGGGCGAACTCGTCGCGATCGCGGAGGACTGTGGCGCAGTGCTCGTGAGCGACGAGGTGTACGACCACTTCGATTACTCGGGCGCGTTCGCGAGCGCACTCGGTGTCGATTCGGCGCATCGCGTCGTCACCAACTCCTTCTCGAAGTCGATGGCGATCACGGGGTTTCGGGTGGGGTACGGGATCTTCCCGCCGGCACTCCGCGACGCGGCGCGCACGCGGCACATGCTCGCGAACGTCACCGGGAGTCGACCGGCCCAGTACGCCGTCCTCGAAGCGCTGCGTTCGACCGATCGCGAGTACTACGCCGCGAACCGCGACCGGCTCACAGAGCGGGTCGCGACGTTCACCGACGCGCTCGACGCCGTCGGAGCGGAGTACACCACCCCCGACGGCGCGTTCTACGTCATGGCGCGCTTTTCGGGGTTCCCGGGCACGATGGCGAACACCCAGCGGTTGATCGACGAGGCCGGCGTGGCCGGGATGCCAGGCGAAACCTTCGGCGAGACTCGTGTCGACTGGTTCCGGTTCGCGCTCGTCACGCCCGAGGTCGAGGCGGCGGCCGAGCGCCTGGCAGGGTTTTTCGACTGA
- a CDS encoding SDR family oxidoreductase gives MTTKTVLITGCSSGIGRATAEAFRDEEWTVYATARDADDLSALDDVGCETATLDVTDDEAVTSLIDRIVDETGRIDCLVNNAGYGQFGPIEDVPTERVRNQFDANVFGPHRLTRAVLPHMRDRGTGTIVNVSSTAGRFATPAKGVYAGSKSALEAMTDALRTEIADYGVDVVVIAPGPVNTEFEDRAADELVGLDRSGAYETFYDVLDDSRTVVEGGVGTVSPTLVATAIVDAAVSPDPPTRYPVGPVASLAEYARFLPAGVRNRLYGLVRRVV, from the coding sequence ATGACTACGAAGACCGTGTTGATCACCGGCTGCTCGTCCGGCATCGGCCGCGCGACCGCCGAGGCGTTCCGCGACGAGGAGTGGACGGTGTACGCGACCGCGCGCGACGCGGACGATCTGTCGGCGCTCGACGACGTGGGCTGTGAGACCGCGACGCTCGACGTCACCGACGACGAGGCAGTGACGAGCCTGATCGATCGGATCGTCGACGAGACCGGGCGGATCGACTGCCTCGTGAACAACGCGGGCTACGGGCAGTTCGGTCCGATCGAGGACGTTCCCACGGAGCGGGTTCGGAACCAGTTCGACGCCAACGTCTTCGGTCCGCACCGACTGACCCGCGCCGTTCTCCCACATATGCGCGACCGCGGCACGGGAACCATCGTGAACGTCTCCAGCACCGCCGGGCGGTTCGCCACGCCCGCCAAGGGTGTCTACGCGGGCTCGAAATCCGCGCTCGAAGCCATGACCGACGCACTCCGCACCGAGATCGCGGACTACGGCGTCGACGTCGTCGTCATCGCGCCGGGCCCGGTGAACACCGAGTTCGAGGACCGCGCCGCGGACGAACTCGTCGGCCTCGACCGCTCGGGCGCGTACGAGACGTTCTACGACGTCCTCGACGATTCGCGCACCGTCGTCGAAGGTGGCGTCGGCACCGTCTCGCCGACCCTGGTCGCCACCGCGATCGTCGACGCGGCGGTCTCGCCCGACCCGCCCACGCGCTACCCCGTCGGTCCGGTCGCGAGCCTCGCGGAGTACGCTCGCTTCCTCCCTGCCGGTGTCCGAAACCGGCTCTATGGCCTGGTTCGGCGCGTGGTCTGA
- a CDS encoding endonuclease V, protein MEPAHPKFVPDPSASRETMERLQREIAAHATFEDAFAFDPRAVSATGTHTLDSITTTDQATDRSSADEPADAAHEPPVVVGVDQAFLDDRAVGAIVALRGGEVIERASAVVDLEFPYVPGLLSFREAGAVLAAFANLDVEPDLAVFDGSGRIHYREAGLATHMGVTLDLPSVGVAKGLLCGTPRRSLDDLPEGARVAIAADESVETTGEGVIGYALQTRQYDSGDRHVNPVYVSSGHRVGSETAADLIGRLCDGYKLPEPTRLADGYAAEVKRERGG, encoded by the coding sequence ATGGAGCCCGCCCACCCAAAATTCGTTCCCGACCCGTCGGCCTCGCGCGAGACGATGGAACGCCTCCAGCGCGAGATTGCCGCCCACGCGACGTTCGAAGACGCGTTCGCCTTCGATCCGAGGGCGGTGTCGGCGACGGGGACGCACACCCTCGATTCGATCACGACCACCGACCAGGCGACCGATCGTTCGTCGGCCGACGAACCCGCCGACGCGGCCCACGAACCGCCGGTGGTCGTCGGCGTGGACCAAGCGTTTCTCGACGACCGCGCGGTGGGGGCGATCGTCGCCCTCCGCGGCGGCGAGGTGATCGAACGCGCGAGCGCCGTCGTCGACCTCGAATTCCCCTACGTCCCCGGACTCCTCTCCTTTCGGGAGGCGGGGGCGGTCCTCGCGGCGTTCGCGAACCTCGACGTCGAGCCCGATCTCGCGGTGTTCGACGGTAGCGGCCGGATCCACTACCGCGAGGCCGGTCTCGCGACTCACATGGGCGTCACGCTCGACCTGCCGAGCGTCGGGGTCGCGAAGGGATTGCTCTGTGGCACACCTCGGCGATCGCTCGACGACCTCCCCGAAGGAGCCCGCGTCGCCATCGCGGCCGACGAGAGCGTGGAGACCACGGGCGAGGGCGTCATCGGCTACGCACTCCAGACCCGCCAGTACGACTCTGGAGATCGCCACGTCAACCCGGTGTACGTGAGTTCGGGCCACCGTGTCGGGAGCGAGACGGCCGCAGACCTGATCGGGCGGCTGTGTGACGGCTACAAGCTCCCCGAGCCGACGCGGCTCGCCGACGGATACGCCGCCGAGGTGAAGCGTGAACGGGGCGGCTGA
- a CDS encoding rhomboid family intramembrane serine protease — protein MATCDECGRNENMPYHCQHCGGTYCGEHRLPENHGCPGLDDWNDPSGIFDSGFDDGVDNPGDRSSSGRLSGVFDTGVGGPLGFFRGNMTFVFLALMFVTFALQYATQFILAPAGSLFLTPSSREIYQALFTISPEHPLYVWTWFTSIFAHGGLVHLLFNAIVIYFFGQQVERYVGSRDFALLFLGSGVLAGLGHVAVELLRGGELTPALGASGAALAILGVLTVLNPDLRVYLYFLIPVPIWAITAFYAFVSVSGVLGVQILPGVADAAHLVGLVVGLAYGQHVKDRVKARDRLQFGGGRGGGGMGGRGRGPF, from the coding sequence ATGGCGACGTGCGACGAGTGTGGGCGAAACGAGAACATGCCGTATCACTGCCAGCACTGCGGTGGCACCTACTGTGGGGAGCACCGCCTGCCCGAGAACCACGGCTGTCCGGGGCTCGACGACTGGAACGATCCCTCGGGAATCTTCGACAGCGGCTTCGACGACGGCGTCGACAACCCAGGTGACCGATCGTCGTCCGGGCGTCTCTCCGGCGTCTTCGACACCGGCGTCGGCGGACCGCTCGGCTTCTTCCGGGGGAACATGACGTTCGTCTTCCTCGCGCTGATGTTCGTCACGTTCGCCCTCCAGTACGCTACTCAATTCATACTGGCTCCAGCGGGGTCGCTCTTCCTTACGCCATCTTCTCGTGAAATCTACCAGGCGCTGTTCACGATTTCGCCGGAACACCCGCTGTACGTCTGGACGTGGTTCACGTCGATCTTCGCTCACGGTGGACTCGTTCACCTGCTGTTCAACGCCATCGTGATCTACTTCTTCGGCCAACAGGTCGAGCGGTACGTCGGATCGCGCGACTTCGCGCTGCTGTTCCTCGGCAGCGGCGTCCTCGCCGGCCTTGGCCACGTCGCCGTCGAACTGCTCAGGGGCGGGGAACTGACCCCAGCGCTCGGTGCGAGCGGTGCGGCGCTCGCCATCCTGGGTGTTCTCACGGTTCTCAACCCCGATCTCCGGGTGTATCTCTACTTCCTGATCCCCGTCCCGATCTGGGCGATCACCGCGTTCTACGCGTTCGTCTCGGTCTCGGGCGTGCTCGGGGTGCAGATCCTTCCCGGTGTGGCCGATGCGGCCCACCTCGTCGGCCTCGTCGTCGGTCTCGCCTACGGCCAGCACGTCAAGGACCGGGTGAAAGCCCGCGACCGGCTCCAGTTCGGCGGCGGTCGTGGTGGCGGCGGAATGGGTGGCCGCGGGCGCGGCCCGTTCTGA